CAATATCACCAATCACGGCGCCGTCAGCGCTAAATTGCAACTTATCGCGGTACATGTAATAGCCATCAGCAATCACCCAGCTGATTTTTAGCTGGTTATCTTGCTGACTAAAATCAAAATTAAATGCCTCATTAACGGGCATTAACTCTGGTTCATTACTTAAAAAGCTAAACTTACTATTACTGTGGGCACTTGGCGTAATGGCAATCGTGCCGACTAATAGCAAAGAGGTTAAAACAAGGGCGAATAGTTTTTTCATGATTGAGTGGTTTCTTCTATCCATGTTAAATAAGGTGCAAACCCATGGGTGACTGGCGTTGCGATTAACTCTGGTACTTCGTAAGGATGCAATTGGATCACCATTTGCTCAATTGCTTGATAGTGAACCGCAAGGGATTTAATCTGCAACTGTACCTCCTTCGACTGACATACTTGGTTATCCCACATATAAACTGACTCCACTGCTTGGCTTATTTGCACGCAAGCAGCCAATTTGGCATTCACTAACGCACGAGCAAGGGTATCGGCTACGGCTTTATCAGGGCATGTGGTGAAAATGATTAAATAGTTTGATGTCATTCTATGTTTGCGTTCTTAAAGTTAGCTTAAGCTAATAAAGTTAATATAGGTAACAGTTTACAACGGTGCCTACTGTACGATTTTTGGCAACAGATTTCACGGTTATGTTTGATATTCGTGAAGTGTCTTGAAATTAGACCGGACAATCCCCATATATAATTCATCGACCGTGGTGTTTATCTCTAGCCTGCGTCCTTGATTAACCGAGGTTTACATGTTTTTTATTTTATTTTTGCTGTTTATCATTGTACCTGCCATGGAACTGTCGGTATTAATTCAAGTGGGTGATGCGCTGGGCGTGTGGCCAACAATCGGCTTAGTGTTTTTTACCGCTATTGTTGGTGTGTCTTTAGTGCGAAGCCAAGGCCTGAATACCTTAATGAGTGTGCAACAA
This Shewanella aestuarii DNA region includes the following protein-coding sequences:
- the cutA gene encoding divalent-cation tolerance protein CutA, which codes for MTSNYLIIFTTCPDKAVADTLARALVNAKLAACVQISQAVESVYMWDNQVCQSKEVQLQIKSLAVHYQAIEQMVIQLHPYEVPELIATPVTHGFAPYLTWIEETTQS